TCTGTATATCGTTGTAGGGCAAGATCAAATTCAAAGGCAAATAAGGATTTCCCGAAAAGTAGGTATCTACAATATGAGGAACTTGGTGGATATTGCTCTCATCTATAGAGATACCTTTTAACAAAACATCGGCATGTCCATGATAGCATCCTAAAAATTTAATCATTATGGAACGCCCCGTAGTGGCGCAAGCAAGACGCACAGCGGTCATGGTAGCTTCCGTACCTGATGAGACAAACCGCACCTTATGGTCCTCGAACTCCAAACAGGAAAATAATGTTGCTGCTAAAGAAATTTCATTTTCTGAAGTTAGACCATACGAGGTACCTTGAGATGCTGAATTACAAATAACATCTAAAATTTTTGGATGGCCATGACCGTGTATTAATGATCCCCAAGACCCACAAAAATCTATAAATGTCTTACCAAAACTATCTATGAAAATATCACGGTGAGCACTAGAGACAATGGGAGGAAGAATCCCCACAGGAATACACGCACGTATCGGAGAATTGACTCCTCCAGGAAAATAGCGACAAGCCTCCGCGTAAGTCATAGTTGACTCTTCAATAATCGGCATATAACCCCCTAAAAAAATCCGGGGTTATTTTGAAACATGACAACTTTAAAACCTAGGAAAAGACTGAGCTTATAATAAATAAACACTAGAAGCTAATTTAACAAAAGATTCTCCGGGACTGTAGACAGCGAAGCATACTTACCCCCTAAATCTTTCAGAATCATAGACCAAAGATTTTCAGGAGAATCGGTAAAGACATATTCATAACTTGCAGGAGCTAAAAACCAATTCCCATCAAGGAATTCTCTTTCCAATTGTCCTGCTTGCCAACCACTATAACCAAAACATAGATTGATCATAGGTCCTGCCTCACTAGAAGCAATCTCTTGTAAAAAAGACAGATCCCCCCCTAAATATACGGAAGGGCAAATTTCTAAAGTTTGTTCGGGAATTTCTGAACAGGAATGCAAAAGCATCATCTGATTCGCTTGTAAGGGACCTCCCATACAAAAACGGATATTGTTATTTGATACTTTATCGACAGGAAAAATATCGTCGGATATTTCTAAACCCAAGGTCTTATTTAAAATGAGACCAAAAGAACCATTGAGGCTATGCTCACATAACAAAATTACACTACGAGCAAATACTCCCTGATCTGTATCAGGAGAAGCTAATAGTAACGAACCTTTCTCTAAAATAGCATAGGGAATTTTGGCCATAAGATACCATGGGATTTTCTTCTATTCTTCATAAGCTACAGCAGCATCAAACACCGACTTCACACAAAGAATAGGAACTTTGTGTGTCAGCGCTAAAGGGATGCTATCGCTCGGACGGGCATCAACATCGGTAATATAGAGAGAATCCCCTTGTTTTTGCTCTAAAAACATACGCGTATAAAAAATGTTATCCTTGTAATCGCTAATCACAACACGCAATACCTGAATATCAAAACCTGAAAAAACAAAATTGAGTAAATCATGGGTCAATGGTCTTGATAAAGCAAAGTGCGTGGGATCGGAATTTTGAAAAGCCTGCCCCATAGATACATGCCCATATATCGCAAATTTTTTTTCTTCGGTACCTAAGACTATTCCTGCGTAATGACAAAAGCTGACTAACTTATAAAAGTTAAGTAAAACCAAAGGGGTATCTTGGAGCAGCTCTTTTTCTATACTCATACTCTACCGGTGTTCTTTTTACCAATCTGACCGTTGGCATAACCAAACCATACTTCAACGCTCGCTATAACAAACCCGACTTCAATAATACCATGAATTTGTAGCAGCTTCAGCAGGTCTTCCTCGGGATGAGGATATACATTTGGAGTATGAATATCGTAAATATAATTTCTGTTATTGGTGATAAAAAATCCTCCATGAGAATTTTTTCTTAAATTTCCTAGATACCCCAAATTTTTCAAAGTAGCAATAATAGAAGATCTACCGAAAGGACTAATTTCTATAGGAAGACCAAACTTCCCTAAAACCTGCACATGTTTACTTTCATCTGCAAGTATCAACCGTCGCCGACTGGATTGTAATAAGATCTTCTCACGAAAAATGGCTCCACCTCCACCTTTAATCATGCGCAATTGAGGATCGATTTCATCTGCACCATCAACAGCAAGATCTATTTCCGTGAACTCTTCGTCATCAACCAAAGGAATTCCTAGACTCTTGGCTAGAGAATGCGACTCTTTTGAAGAAGCCACAGCACGAATATCTAAATTTTCTTGTTTATGCTTGTGAGCAACAGCTTTGATAAATTCTCTAGATGTCGAGCCACTCCCTAATCCCAAAAGCATTCCTGGCTCCACCAAGTTTGCCGCTTCAAGAGCTAACTGTTTTTTTACTTCTAAATAGGGATCTTTTTTCACAACACCTCTATGTGTTTTACCTTTCTCTATCCTTTAGCTAGAAAGTCTTCGTATTTTCACACAAAAACTAACCACCTAAATCATACTAATATAATTGTTTTTGTGAGGTCAAATGAGGATGTTCTCTAACAAAAAGATCAAATACACAGCCAGGTTTCCCTAAAATCTCAACAGCATAACACACCCCTGGCGAAGATCTCCCCAAGTTGTATAAGAAAGTTTAGACAGAAAATCCATACCATCCCTATCTATAATGAATCTAAAACACGATGCCAAATCTATTTTTCTGAAAATGTATTTAAGTACTGACCTTGGTGGTCACGAAGATTCTTAAATAAGAATTTAGCCGTTGTAGTTAACGAGAAAGTCTCTCAACCCACATGCAGCTAACACAACACCCTATAAACATCAGATCAAGACTGTGTTACCAAGACGTTATCTACTGAGCACATCGGCATTTCGTTTCCAGACACTATAGGGAACTCGATACCTCCCTACTTCTACAATGCTAATGAATATCGACGATTTATGAAGATGAATGAGAAGTTAACAGGCACCTATTGTGCATCGACCCACTTGAGAAACCTATCTCCCGTATCTTTATTGAGGATAGAGTAATTGAGATGCGCCCGTGAAAGGTTGCGTTTTTGTAATGTATGCCTACTACGTTTGTTAAAAAATTGCAGCACTCCTTTATGGAGACCATAAATGCGCTGGTCATCTCGATAATAGTAGTCCATCCACTCAGTCAAAGTAAGCAAGGCAATTTGGGGATCGAAATGTTCTACGTTCTCCTCATCAATGTAGCGAGAAACAACAAGCATTAATTCCATAAGCACCCCACTAACTCGTGCCCGATCAAATGCTTGAAGAAAAATTGACAAATTACAATCTATATCTCTAAATAACTGCAGTTGTGCCCAAGAAACTCCGTGTTTACACAATGCCAACAACCATGCCGTAGGAGCTTGATTTAGAGATTCTAATAACCATGTACGGTTCTCATCTTCGGTCATTTCCTCTAATGACTGCCTCATCCTCAAGTGTATCGATTGCACAAGATCGTGCACTCTATGCCAAGTCGAGTATCTTGCATGTTCTAATAATGTTGTGTATTCTTCCTCAGAAACAATGTGAGCTAATAGCCAAACACAAGGATGGAAAGCTATGAGGTTCACATCGGACAACCCCAGACGATTCACCCAATATATCTCAGGCTCGATCTGTTCTTCTGCAGGCAGTTCTCTAGAACCAAGCTGTATAAACTTATTTATGAAATATAAAGGACAATTCCTTAGCAATAGAGTTTCCAAATCAGGGATCTGCACTCCACGGCAAGCAAGTTGTACACGCTCAAAATCCAAGGCTGTTACTCTCTCCTTACAATCCTCAGGCAACATATCCAAACTCCCCGAAGACAAACATAAGAGTAGCGCTCGCAATTCTTTAAGAGTGAGTAGATTGTCAAAAACGAAATCACAAATAACTCAAGGATAGTTTTTCTCCAATACAGAGCGGAATCCTGAAGGAAGAGGATGGTTGAACTCATGCCAACAACGACGTAATACCAAAATCGCTGTTATGCTTACAATCAACAAAGAGAACACCATACCGAGAATAATCAAGGGATGAGAAAATCCATAGGCAAGTAAAAATACGAAAACGCCACTAAAGACAGAATAAACTATACTCATAATCGCCGTAGCATGGTGAGATAACTTATCTAACGGACAACGCTCTTTACTTCTCAAACTCGGAGAAATCAAAGAACTCCGAAGACGCTCATCTAGGGAGATACTATCGACACTCATAACATGTCCTATTATGATGATATTTTTAAGAAACAGAGCAAAGCCCGAAAGCTTTTAATTATATTCAAAATTAAAAACAATAAAAAACAGATCCCTTCTAAAGCTATTCCTCAATGAAACTCAAATGAAGAATACAAGAAAATGAGAAGAAAAGATGATGAAGATATAGAAAGGCAACGTGAGGGAAAAAGATGCTAATTCAGCGTTCTTTCTCCTGTCGTGCGATTTAAAGAGTAAATAGGAATATGAGAGAGACTGCGTCTCTCTACAAGCCCTTTCGTGCTTCTCTGGTTGAAGAAGGATAGCGTCTGGTTATAACAATGCCATATAGGGCTCTCTTTATTCTTCTTATAATCGTGAATCCACTCGTCCCAAGTGAGTAAAGCCAAGAAGAATCAAACTCAGGGCCTTCTTGATGCATATACGGGTATGTAGCCAGCATAAGGCGTGACAAATTCATGCCTCCATTTTCCTCATTAAATAAAGAAAGGAAGACCATATGTTGACATTCTACCTCTTGAAGTAACTGTAATTGCTCCCAAGAAACACCATGTTTACATAAGAACAGTAACCAATCTAATGGGTAGGTAGTTAAACAACAGGACACCCAACCACGATCAACATGAAAACTATCAACAAACTCATGGGGAAGAATACCTAGAAGTCGAGAACGAATGCTTTCAACTATAGGCTGCGCTTCATTCCAAGTCCCGTGGTGAGCATGATTGAATAGACTTTGGTATTCAGATTCAGTAACTACTCGAGCAAAAAGCCAAGTATAATGATGAAAAGCAGTATCTAAGCAACTAGATAATCCTGTACGACATACCCAATACACTTCAGGTTCCATGCCCTCGGCACTAGGAAACTCTCTAGAACCCAAATCGATAAACTTACCCAGAAAGTACAAAGGACAATTCTTTAATAATAATTTCTCTAAATCAGGAAGATGTCTTCCCTCACAAGCGGTTTGTAAACGCTCAAGACCAAACTTCTCTACCTTTTCTTGACACTTGTGTGATGGAAACACAAACTCTCCAGAAGATAGTCCCGATATCACTGCACGCAACTCTTGTAGAGATACCCTTTCCCTAACAACGAAATCATGAATAACCGAAGGGAATTCATGTTGAATTATAGAAGCAAAACCTTGCGGAATAGAGGGTTTAAGCTTGAACGTATCCCTACGATAAATCCATAAGCCGAAAGAGACACCTAAAAGAATGATAGAGATGACCAAACCCAGGATAATCATAGGCTGAGTCAATCCACAAATCATCAAAGTTGCGAAAGTAGTAACTAAAGCAAGAGAAACACTATTCCCTATAGCTAAAGCATGTTTACGTAAACTATCCGCAATACAAGTCTGTGCCTTACGTTCTTGTATTACTAATAGCGCAGCAGCATTAGATCCCAAATGCGAAGGTGACTGTAAAGGATGCACGCTATACTATCCAATAAAAATACATTTGAGAAAATATACGCCTGTTTAGAAACAAAAAACAATGGAGAAATCTTGGAATTTTTACGTGTAAAATAACTAGAATCAAACTCTGAAATACAATTGAATGACTCTTAACCATATAGCAATGTAAGGTTGGCCATGCTAAGGAAAAAATACATGGTTTCACACAACAGTCTTCTCAGAGTTAGAAAATGGATCCTTCCTTCTCAATGGAGGTCATAGTGTCCAGCCTCTGCGACGTTTGCATAGCAAGTTGAAGAATACATTCCTAAAATTCTGTTCGTGCATTGTGCAACACACTAGTCGGATTTCCTTCTAGCTCCTGTATTCAGGTCATAATCATAATACGGTTGTCCGACAAACAATTCATGATCCATGGTGATGGCTTCCAAAGGCTCTCGTTCATCCCGTCTACGATTTAACAATGTGACTGTTGATTCATGGGCTCTCCATCTCTGATCTCTCCTACAGCTATCCTGATAGTCTTCTATCCATTCCTCCCATGTAAGTAATGTCACATGAGGATCAAAGCTCGTTTCCGCTTCTTGGATATACCTAGAAGTGGCAATCATGCTCCTACATAGATGTCCCCCTCGACTTTGCGATTCAATTTCGCAAAGAAAATCGATATAACGACTATCTAATTTTGTAAATAACTGTAACTGCTCCCAATTGAATCCGTGTTTACATAAATGCAGGAAGGGACTAGATTTCCTTGTCTCCCATTTGACATGAGATTTTTTCAATGAGAAACTTGGTTGATACACGTTATCTATATAACTGATCATACGACTTTGCAGTTCAACAATTAGAGCCTTAGTTTGGGACCACGTTTCATTCTCAGCATGGTCAAGAAGCATGAGGTATTCTTCTTTAGATACTATTCGAGATAAAACCCAAACAAAAGGCGTGAAGATTGTATCATAACAACTCGCAAATCCCCTACGGTTTGTCCAATAAACTTCAGGAGATAATCCTTGTGATTCAGGAAATTTCCTATCTCCCCTGGCAATCAATCTATTGATAAAGTAAAAAGGACATTCTTTTAATAAAACATCATCCAGAGGGAGTAATCCAGCATGAACACATGTGCTTTGCAAATTGGGAAAGGAAAAATTCTGCAACTTTATTTTTAGGTGATTAGGGTAACTGTCAATGGAGTTTCCTTGATTGAGTCCTTCTATAAGAAGACGGAATTCTTGAATTGTGAGATTCTCCTGAACACACAATTGGTGAATCATTTCAGGGTAATGTCTACCAATTGCGCCGTGAAAGCTAGCGGGAATGAATGCTTCTGCTCTGCCATCACCCTCAGCATCAAAAGTAGCTTCCGTATCTACGGCCGATGCAGGGTCAAACAACAAACCTAAATCACAATCTACGGCGCCAGTTGCTTCTGTAATAGAGGGGGCATCCGTACTAGAATACGATAATTGAAAGGCAGTATCTAAAATAGAAGTTGACTCCTCATCTCTAGACTCCTCTCTAGCAAGATGAAAATCTGACGCAGCCTCGGCAACACTTACTAACGACTTGTCCTCAACTCTATCTAAAACTACAGGCACCTCCTCTGCCAATACGTTTCCAATAGCATCAGAATCTAATGTAAAAGTGGTCTCAGAATTTAAGCCTGCCATCATTTCTTGATTAGAGCCGCCGACCCCCCACCCGCATCTATTTCTCCATCCACTATCTGCGACACGACAGCATGAGAGCACCTAGAATAATAGACATTCACTACTAATAGCACTCCACAAAGTACTAAAGAAATAACTAAACCTAAAATCACTATCGGTGCAGAAGTCCCACTAACAAGAAAAGCCCCGCAAACAAGAGCAAGAATCGCGAAGCAAATGTTAGAAATCGCTAAAACACATCTATATAAACGCTGCGAATTACAAGTATGTGAACTATCATCAACTACAGATGATTGAGAACAACAAAAAGAAGTACTAAAGCAAGTCATGCCTCTCCCTAATCAATTTAACCATCAAGAATCATTTTCTCTTGAGCAAAGGGAGGACAATAAGTGAAATAACAAGCCCTGACACATTGGCAGAAGCAGTATATTGACAATTAATTAGTAAATCTACATTTCAATTAAACAAGTATTCCTCCTCAACCCATAATGTAAATCATTAACAAACAAAGTCGTTAAAAAATACGGATATAATAACGATGATAAATTGAAAAATCCAAGAACGCAAATACTCACTACATCGTCTGCCCCCCCGCAACCTAAGCACTGCGTAAAGATTGTCAGGAATTTTCATTTGTGAATTAATAATAAAAATAAATTCTCATAACTATTGTTATCGTACATGAAAGTTGCTGATCTTCTCGTCTACTTAAACGATCTACTCTCTCCGGAAACATTTCCTGATTACTGTCCTAATGGACTGCAAGTAGGTAGCCCAAATTCTGATATTCAGAAGATAGCCGTTGGCGTCACCGCTGATTTGTCCACGATACTCGCCACGATTGAAATGGAAGCGAATGTCTTGATTGTGCATCACGGCCTATTCTGGAAAGGCATGCCGTATCCCATCACAGGCATGCTCCATGAGCGAATACAATACTTGATCAAACATGACATACAATTATTAGCCTATCACCTCCCCCTGGATGCTCATCGCATGATTGGGAACAACTGGAAGGTAGCTCATGATTTACAATGGACCCATCTTCAACCCTTCGGGAGTTTTCTTCCCCATCTTGGAGTTCAAGGATCGTTCTCTCCT
Above is a genomic segment from Chlamydia abortus containing:
- the rpiA gene encoding ribose 5-phosphate isomerase A yields the protein MKKDPYLEVKKQLALEAANLVEPGMLLGLGSGSTSREFIKAVAHKHKQENLDIRAVASSKESHSLAKSLGIPLVDDEEFTEIDLAVDGADEIDPQLRMIKGGGGAIFREKILLQSSRRRLILADESKHVQVLGKFGLPIEISPFGRSSIIATLKNLGYLGNLRKNSHGGFFITNNRNYIYDIHTPNVYPHPEEDLLKLLQIHGIIEVGFVIASVEVWFGYANGQIGKKNTGRV
- a CDS encoding YqgE/AlgH family protein — encoded protein: MAKIPYAILEKGSLLLASPDTDQGVFARSVILLCEHSLNGSFGLILNKTLGLEISDDIFPVDKVSNNNIRFCMGGPLQANQMMLLHSCSEIPEQTLEICPSVYLGGDLSFLQEIASSEAGPMINLCFGYSGWQAGQLEREFLDGNWFLAPASYEYVFTDSPENLWSMILKDLGGKYASLSTVPENLLLN
- a CDS encoding Nif3-like dinuclear metal center hexameric protein, whose amino-acid sequence is MKVADLLVYLNDLLSPETFPDYCPNGLQVGSPNSDIQKIAVGVTADLSTILATIEMEANVLIVHHGLFWKGMPYPITGMLHERIQYLIKHDIQLLAYHLPLDAHRMIGNNWKVAHDLQWTHLQPFGSFLPHLGVQGSFSPTPIKLFIKNLSDYYQTPIKAQVLGGKEIISSAALISGGAYKELSQAILCNVDCFITGNFDEPAWSTAMENHVHFLAFGHTATEKIGPKALAHDLQTHLQISSTFIDTDNPF
- a CDS encoding bifunctional nuclease family protein, which produces MSIEKELLQDTPLVLLNFYKLVSFCHYAGIVLGTEEKKFAIYGHVSMGQAFQNSDPTHFALSRPLTHDLLNFVFSGFDIQVLRVVISDYKDNIFYTRMFLEQKQGDSLYITDVDARPSDSIPLALTHKVPILCVKSVFDAAVAYEE
- a CDS encoding DUF1389 domain-containing protein; protein product: MMAGLNSETTFTLDSDAIGNVLAEEVPVVLDRVEDKSLVSVAEAASDFHLAREESRDEESTSILDTAFQLSYSSTDAPSITEATGAVDCDLGLLFDPASAVDTEATFDAEGDGRAEAFIPASFHGAIGRHYPEMIHQLCVQENLTIQEFRLLIEGLNQGNSIDSYPNHLKIKLQNFSFPNLQSTCVHAGLLPLDDVLLKECPFYFINRLIARGDRKFPESQGLSPEVYWTNRRGFASCYDTIFTPFVWVLSRIVSKEEYLMLLDHAENETWSQTKALIVELQSRMISYIDNVYQPSFSLKKSHVKWETRKSSPFLHLCKHGFNWEQLQLFTKLDSRYIDFLCEIESQSRGGHLCRSMIATSRYIQEAETSFDPHVTLLTWEEWIEDYQDSCRRDQRWRAHESTVTLLNRRRDEREPLEAITMDHELFVGQPYYDYDLNTGARRKSD